The segment taacaaattttgtaacgccccaaaatttatatttctgATTCTGTTAGAATATGACACAAATATCTATCTGCTTTAATGGTTATGTGTtttgggagtgtctgagaagtcttgagttcaagccttagcttggggaaaattttggtttttatttgaataagGCCTTGTCTTTGGTTGTTAGGCTTATAAGTATTTGTTTATTAAAATATgcaagaatgggcctgctggtctggtggataaATGGAGTGTTGGTGTGAGGGAGGTTTTGGGTTCGAGTATGAACGGAGGTAGTATTTTTACTGCTAATGTCGTGGGAGTGTTTGAGTTGGCTTGGGATTCTGAGTATTTGCTATAGTTGAGGTTTAGCGGGAGCAAAACAAGGGATTTGAGAGTGACCCAAATATTTTGCTTTCCCTCTCTGCCGATTTTCCTCTGCAAAATTTCCCCTTCTCCACATTCTTTTTCTATTTCTCCAGCCGAAATTCccctttttgatgccattttccttctttttgttATTGATTTTTTGGTCCTTTTCCATCATCATTACTTATCTCTGCGTTTGGCGCGAATTCGGTAAGTATAAGGGTGCGTTTTGTTTCGTTTTTATGAATGTTGGGTTGTTAAGAGATTGTTTTTGTTTAGGAGACAAACAAGATTATGTAAACTATTAAAACGACGCTCTAAATCAGCGAAGAACTGCCGTTGTTCGTTAGGAGGTAAGGTCGTCGTTAACTTTCGGGATTTTCCTGTCCTTAGTAACTCAGTTTAAGTGACTAACTAAGTGACGTACTGTTCAATAATAGGTTCGTGAGTGCTCGTGGTTGCGTTAGCTTCGaaacgataccaggtgtgtaccccgACTGCTTAGGAAACgagaatcggcaaaagccgaaaacgaCTCTGTcgaagccacacgggcgtgtggtcgcccgtgtggtaggctgtaTAGAAGTACACGGGGGTGTGGTCGATGAACTAGGCCGTGCGCGCGCTACACGGACACGATGGACACTACCGTGTGATGGCTGGCGAGGCCGTGTGCGAAACACGGGCTTGGCcaattgggctgtgtgggccacatgggcgtgtggaaatTTGGGTCAAGCTATgttatccacacggccaaggccaatttgggccgtgtggcccacacgggcaggacacatgggcatgtgagcccatttttctgaaatgttctgtaaggttgcacaggtcgcccaagtcgactgtgacctgtcgAAGGGTCGGTAAGCAATACTTAGACCCCTGTTCTATGATATGATATTGTGATGTATGTGTTACCATATTAGCAtgtatatctatactattttGAATATAAATGTATGATCTATTTATCCACATTATAGCATGCCATATTCTATGATGCATTACATTAGGGTGGGTTTGATGAAGCAAAGGTAGTATCTGAAGGCTTcataagcctgttatctggcagccaAGCTGCGTATTCATGACATGTGCCGCATTACGGtactttatggtgtgtagggttggatgggtcgattttatccccatatttggtgtgtagggatgggtgggtcgattttatccccacatggtgtgttaggttggacggagttggtgtgcaaGGTTGGTGGGCTTGTTTCTGTTATTCCGATCTGTTATGCATGCTATatctgatatgggctaaggccctaagttGTATCTGATTCCGTTTTCGAGTGGGCCAAGGCCCACACAATTCTGTAAAAGGGTTCAAGCCCGAATTATGACTGTATTCTGTTATTTGACTGTATGCATGCTAaactgtggggatgtacacactgagttgcgaaaactcacctttatttgttttatttgttcAAGTAATCCCCAACAGTAGGCGGATCGGTGCAGTGGGGGACTCAATGGTGACCACGACCACCTACATTTTGGTTTATAAACTTACTGCTTTTGCTTTAtccattattttcattatttttgggggaattttgatgtaattttggactGGGACTTTCGATTTTAATTTAGATTTTTGAACTGTGATTTTGGAATATAAACTGCAACGGCTAAGCGTGTTTTTCTAAAATTAACTAAGGTTTTCGTAAGTAAAACAATACCAAGAGTTGTTTGGATTTTAAAGCTTCCGCGTATTAAGAAATGTTTCCTAGCCAATCAATAAATTAAcggtttttccaaactaagtaaaagaTAATAATTGGAACGGTTTTTATGTATTGAAACGGTTTtccaaaaacactctcatgtgacattgCCGAGTTCaaccgtaacgtctaggccgagtttggggtgttacaaatttcataaatatccTTCTCTTAAAAAACTTTTCTCTTATCTGCGCCAAAAAAACCTccaatcacaaaaaaaaaaaacaaaaaaaacaaaaacaaaaacaaaaaaaccaaTCGAATAAAACCCTAGACTTGCTAAATTAAATCGTGATACTTCAGAGCAAACTGTTAGCTTTGGAGTTAAAAAATCtttgataaaaatttaataatatattttacacATAAATACACTTTACTTAATACatatgaatatttatatatatatatatataatataaaattatatttaatattcaaAAGTTTTTTTAAGTATGGGGTAATAAACATAACTTTGAAtacaatttaaaaatagaaataatttctAAGAGAACAAAAattcatatatacataataatttattgagtgaATTAGTATTACAAATAAACTGAATACTAACTcaattcaaaaatacaaaaatacatttatttttataaaagaacaaataatacaaaaatacTTATCTTTTCgtgttttataaaaaataatactataataaaacttaaatttaataaacgAATTTAAACTTTTAACTTTACCATTTTAATAAAAGCGTcacttaattttaatatattcttTACAAAATTTTTTCATGTGGTATAAACCTTTTATATTAAATAGctattttaaaaaaaaccaaaaaataaaattttgtaagCATCAACACAAGATGGTGCCAACCTCAACTGGTACAAGATCAAGATAATTGATACAAATCAAAACAGGAAGGTACCGAATTGGATACAATACATATCAGTAGGTACGGTTAACCATTATATTGAGTAACTGAACACAATTTACTTTTTTTAGAAGAAAAAACACCGTCAGGAGTGATGAAACAGCTCTAAACTTTTCCTCGGACTGCTTCCAGAAAAGTTTGCTCCCGTTGATTTACATAGCCAAGGCATAATGTCTCTTTGAGGTTAACCAGAATGTATCATTAAGAACAAAATGTACTAATGGCATACGTATATCCACTCCCACAGTAAACTCTGACTGTACCATTTTTGCGTTCAACTTCAACACCTAAACTGACTGTTTTAGGGCTGCTTTCGTCCCTTGAACTCCCAAGACCAAGCTGCCCATGTTCACCCCAACCCCATATCTTAATCACTCCTTCCTCTGCCAATTGGAAAGAAAAATCAGTAAACATTATGATCAGGCACAAACCAGTGAAAGATTCATGTGACTTTGCCTGTTACAATAGCAGAGTGCTCAGCTCCAGCTGCAATGTCCACAACTTTTATCCCGTCAAGACCTGGGACTCTCTCCAAAACAGCTCCATCTATATCAGCCAAAACATAAACAATCGCATAATGGTtggtatatgtacatatacatatataaatatctGATGTTCATGTTTTTCTTTCCCCGCAATTCCCTTCCAATCATGATAGTTAAGAAACCAAACACCTCTAATGTATATATGTAAGCATCAATCCTAAAACTACTATTGCACTAAAGCATATTGAAGTTcttgcttatttatttattttttatgacGAAATCAAAGTTCTAGTCTTAGTTTTCCTTAAGGATCACCTGATAAATGCTTTGAGAGAGTTGTTATCTCAGGATTGCTTAGCATTCCATGATGACTACCACCAAGCATAAAAACTTCTCCATTATCTGCACAAAACGAAAACGATGTCATAAACATGCGGTTTACAATATCTTGCCAGGTAGAATTCTAGAAAAGCTGAAAATTCGCCTAGGAATTTTCCTTTTCTCTTGGCAGGGGCCTGGGTGGGAAAAGTTAATATTCAGTTACTGGCAAATAGATCAAGTAAAAAATAAACTACAAGTAACAAGTGTGTATGCATACCAGATAATACTAGAGCATGATTCCAACCAAGTGCAACTTTAGAGAACTTCAATGATGAAGGTGATTGTTGAGGACTAAGAAAATCAGATGTTGCACCAAACCCTCTTCCCCAAGTGTACAATTCTCCATCAGCTGGTGCAACAGACAAAACACAACTATGAATTACTCGgaagtttaaattaaaattagcAGGCTTGTGATTGGAGCTAAATTTTACTTTTTCACCTAAAGGGGTTATACTTATGATCCAAAATGTTTTATGCCACAAATATTCAGCTAATTTGGAGTACTCACCAGATAATGCTGCACTGTGGTCTGCATTTGCAGTGATGGTAATGATTTGAACATCATCAAATCCACGGATAATCTCAGGAGCATTGACAGACTTGATTCTATCTATTGAAATACCCAATTGACCACGCTTTCCAGATCCAAATCCATAAAGTAGATTTCCTGAACCATCTGCAGAGACAAAACTTGGTTATTGATGATTTAAGTAAATATGAATCACTAAGCTAAACCTTCAAAGGGTACTCATCTAGTCTTCTTTCATATTCACCAAGCATCCAAGATAGAAACACTATGCTTTACTCATGTGAGATTCCTTATTCAATGTTTAGCTCGCAAATTGTAATTCACCCCAAGGGTCACAGAAAGCATACAACAAAGCATCATTATTAATCATCATTTGGAAAAatgtaaattcaaaaaattaaatcatCATTTGCAAAAAGGTTGCGAAAAAAATATAGCTTCACTGTTCATCTTTCATCACTTAGCTCAACCCATGGAGTTTTCATCAGCTTAACTGAAGTGGTGAACATACATAAATGATAAAAAAGATAGAATCGAAAACACATGTGCAAAAAATTAAGGCAAACACAAGTAAATTATATGGAAAATTAAATCCTTCATGTTGCTTTCAGGACTACTAACACTACAACAAATCATTGTCACGTTTACCTTTCAGTAGGACAAGTGAATGGCGCATGCCACAAGCTATCTGTTCAACATGCTTATTAACAAAAAATGATACTTTAGCAGGAGAGCAATGTGACCTGTAATCACCATGCCCGAGCTGGCCAAATGATCCATCTCCACAAGTAAAAACACACCCTTCATCTGATAAGtaattagaaaattagttcagtAGTATGCTCAACAACATTAATGAGGCCGTATGAAATTCTTAATCTCCAATAAGCTTAATCAGAATTAGAAGGTTCAGAACTAAGTGCACAGTCAATAGCATAAGGGAGCAATGGTCAAGGCCTCTTGCTGACACCTCAATTACCAAGGTTCAAACCCTGTTGATGTAATCCTCTCCCCAATTTCTGACTTGGCTTTGTACCAAAAAGAAATGCACAAATTAAAATGGAAAAACTAAGCAACCTCATCAATTTAATTACATATGGTAACTATAAGATAGCTTATTTGCATACCGAAATATCTAAAATCGGCTTACTTTCAGTATAACGGTTTCATATAGaggtaagatatatatatatatatatatatatatatatatatatatggaaggAACCTGAAACAAATCCAGAATGGCTCCATCCAGCTGAAACTTGAGTGATGCAGTAACTCTCCAAAGACATTACAATCTTTGGAGATAGCAAGCAATCCATGTCTCCATGGCCTAACTGACCTGAGTTTCCCCTTCCCCATGTTAGTACTTTCCCACCTACAAAGTTCATTAAACAAAGTTTTGCGTCAAACAACATAATTTATTGCCTGGGAAATCGACAAAGGACATAGAAGAAAAATAAAGCAAAGTAGAAAGTTCTAAGGACGGTACCAGAGGTCAAGCCAACAACGTGAGCGCCGCCACATGCGAGCATAGAGACGGATGAAGCGGAAGATAGTGAAGGGACATTAAGGAGTTGAGGGAGGTGCTCGTCTTGGAGCCTGAGGGTGCCCAGCTGTCCATCCGTTCCTGCTCCCCAGCTCCATAGTTGTTCTTCTACTTTCTCTCTCTGTGTTTCATTATCGATTATTGTTTGTTTGCTCGTCGGATTTACTTCCATCGCCATGGCAAAAAAACCCAGAGCCCAAGTACCTTATTTCGTATTTTAATCCGTCGCATAAGGGCAAGTAAAAATtctaatcaaaattaaaaatttgggaattaatcaaattttttttaCATAATTCTTATAATTAATTGGAGTTTTGAGATAGtttctatttaaattttataattttaataattccaATAAATACTTATTTAATCTCctcaattttaaaaatgattaaattagtttcttaataaaaataaaaaattaaaattctaaagaatatttaaaaatgttaaaattttaaaaatattctaaaataataattttgaaactaaataaattaattaataattcaagtTTATCAATACTAAAGTATATTacttttttcttattttactttAAAAGGTTTTCAAATATACATAGTTTGTGCTCTAACACGAATTAGTTATACtataacaatattttaatttgacatgtttaatttgttaatttaattcaaaaaatttcaCTCGATTTGGCTTGActtgaatttcatttcactcaactcgagttgaaaaaaatttaaatcgcgttaaaatgataaaataggactcgtCAACTCAATTAATTCAATCGAACGTGAACCCCTAATCGCAGATAATGATTCAACCCAATTGAAACTACATGGTTTTACTAACAAACATTTTTGGTTGCCAATAGCGATGTCGAGCCTTCCCTACAACTAAATTTGATccatcacttgaggtgtttatgGGTCGGACTCAACCAA is part of the Gossypium arboreum isolate Shixiya-1 chromosome 5, ASM2569848v2, whole genome shotgun sequence genome and harbors:
- the LOC108450466 gene encoding ultraviolet-B receptor UVR8, which translates into the protein MAMEVNPTSKQTIIDNETQREKVEEQLWSWGAGTDGQLGTLRLQDEHLPQLLNVPSLSSASSVSMLACGGAHVVGLTSGGKVLTWGRGNSGQLGHGDMDCLLSPKIVMSLESYCITQVSAGWSHSGFVSDEGCVFTCGDGSFGQLGHGDYRSHCSPAKVSFFVNKHVEQIACGMRHSLVLLKDGSGNLLYGFGSGKRGQLGISIDRIKSVNAPEIIRGFDDVQIITITANADHSAALSADGELYTWGRGFGATSDFLSPQQSPSSLKFSKVALGWNHALVLSDNGEVFMLGGSHHGMLSNPEITTLSKHLSDGAVLERVPGLDGIKVVDIAAGAEHSAIVTEEGVIKIWGWGEHGQLGLGSSRDESSPKTVSLGVEVERKNGTVRVYCGSGYTYAISTFCS